The proteins below come from a single Spirochaetota bacterium genomic window:
- a CDS encoding N-acetylmuramoyl-L-alanine amidase: MNIIQRPEVFEKYHNGFERTRSIRIVVIHGTEGGASSHELIDGWILKDTFERAKAYRNGEGFNYNIDYDGTINQFTDPALWWHYHSSTWRGLQDRQNEYDAYTVGIELMNPARWNDPLGPNGAPYTGPQYESLFELLMAKLLPENPELCTISGHGVIQRKYIGKYKRCPGPGFNWDALATALRMNHYQCDTGDECIMNIVRPV, encoded by the coding sequence ATGAATATAATCCAACGTCCGGAAGTTTTCGAGAAATATCACAACGGCTTCGAGAGGACCAGGTCCATCAGGATCGTCGTGATCCACGGCACCGAGGGCGGGGCCAGCTCCCATGAGCTGATCGATGGGTGGATCCTCAAAGACACTTTCGAACGGGCGAAGGCCTACCGGAATGGCGAAGGGTTTAATTATAACATCGACTACGACGGTACGATCAATCAGTTTACCGATCCAGCGCTATGGTGGCATTATCATTCAAGCACCTGGCGCGGGCTCCAGGACCGGCAGAATGAGTATGATGCCTATACGGTCGGCATTGAGCTCATGAACCCGGCGAGATGGAACGATCCTCTCGGACCGAACGGAGCGCCCTACACCGGGCCGCAATATGAATCGCTGTTTGAATTGCTCATGGCGAAACTGTTACCGGAGAACCCGGAGCTATGTACCATATCAGGCCATGGCGTTATTCAGAGGAAATACATCGGGAAGTACAAACGTTGTCCCGGCCCCGGCTTCAACTGGGATGCGCTCGCCACGGCGCTCAGAATGAATCACTATCAATGCGATACCGGGGATGAATGTATCATGAATATTGTGAGGCCAGTATGA
- a CDS encoding recombinase RecT yields MAEQKNPLIVLVNEKKEGMWGQKAAYLPANIDMNMYFTRALTEVMGSKKLIPLTKTPDGRQSIFNSILKAVQLGVQIGGTLPQAYIVPMGDKAELVVSAVGYKFICLTEPNKVLNDIDVRAVYDGDDFSIDFAGGTAKHTWDGKTKRGKLVGVYAIIEELNGKRRVDYITAEDIEKIRDHHSRAWRAVQDKKMKAEDCAWVTDPDQQYLKTAAKRFLKPYAAMKEGLAMALAVDDGEPVKDSRPIQDRVGDQLDDIIIDDATVEEGDPGEKTEPGEGQQQDKEPAKGPKF; encoded by the coding sequence ATGGCAGAACAAAAGAATCCGCTTATCGTACTGGTAAACGAAAAGAAGGAGGGGATGTGGGGGCAAAAAGCGGCATATCTCCCCGCGAACATCGACATGAATATGTATTTCACCCGCGCTCTCACCGAGGTCATGGGAAGCAAGAAATTGATCCCGCTCACCAAAACGCCCGATGGCAGGCAGTCAATTTTCAATTCCATCCTGAAGGCGGTACAGCTCGGGGTGCAGATCGGCGGGACCCTGCCGCAGGCGTATATTGTCCCCATGGGAGACAAGGCCGAGCTGGTGGTCTCGGCCGTCGGCTACAAATTCATCTGTCTCACGGAACCGAACAAGGTCCTGAACGACATCGATGTCCGTGCTGTTTACGACGGTGATGATTTCTCTATCGACTTCGCCGGAGGAACCGCAAAGCACACCTGGGACGGCAAGACGAAGCGGGGCAAGCTTGTCGGGGTGTACGCCATCATCGAGGAGCTGAACGGGAAACGGCGTGTCGATTACATAACCGCCGAGGACATCGAGAAGATTCGGGACCACCACAGCCGGGCATGGCGGGCGGTACAGGACAAGAAAATGAAGGCCGAGGACTGCGCCTGGGTAACCGATCCCGATCAGCAGTATCTGAAGACGGCCGCGAAGCGCTTCCTGAAGCCCTATGCCGCGATGAAAGAGGGCCTTGCGATGGCCCTCGCAGTCGATGACGGTGAACCGGTGAAGGACAGCCGGCCTATCCAGGATCGCGTCGGGGACCAGCTGGACGACATTATCATCGATGATGCGACGGTCGAGGAGGGGGATCCGGGCGAGAAGACCGAACCGGGGGAGGGACAGCAGCAGGATAAAGAGCCCGCCAAGGGGCCGAAATTCTGA
- a CDS encoding DUF736 family protein: protein MKIGGAWTKVNNESGEEFISCSIHIPILDKRFDFLLFKNKEKKNEKSPDYNIVVRDKI, encoded by the coding sequence ATGAAAATAGGCGGCGCATGGACCAAGGTTAATAATGAATCGGGTGAGGAGTTTATATCCTGCTCAATACATATCCCCATCCTTGACAAGAGATTCGATTTTCTTCTCTTCAAAAATAAGGAAAAGAAAAACGAAAAGAGCCCGGACTATAACATCGTCGTGAGGGATAAGATATGA